In Strix uralensis isolate ZFMK-TIS-50842 chromosome 7, bStrUra1, whole genome shotgun sequence, the following proteins share a genomic window:
- the FAM204A gene encoding protein FAM204A isoform X2, whose amino-acid sequence MWSGLLPPGLNESDVDLSSDDGDESHGSFSKEDAKEDIGRVQLSEFQENGPESNVSSEPIVIPVTDGENESQTCPSGISLTMWNKFVELQKKNREMKTQAYQENKSRKRKRHRKEKQKKNDEVTKSQQLANEEKWKELTQYFGINDRFESPVDSKAPQKSGLELSIEKSVAEGDIDKAEELSDRLAIRELGVKIAKAAACRNFVKAKQEAEAAQEARKKKKLAWGFEAKKRWETKSNMGYM is encoded by the exons ATGTGGAGTGGACTGTTACCTCCGGGACTGAATGAAAGTGATGTTGACTTAAGTTCTGATGATGGAGATGAATCGCATGGTTCCTTTTCAAAGGAAGATGCAAAAGAAGATATTGGAAGGGTTCAGCTTTCTGAATTCCAAGAGAATGGACCTGAAAGTAATGTCAGCAGTGAACCCATTGTGATACCAGTGACAGATGGAGAAAACGAATCTCAAACGTGCCCTTCTGGGATTTCTTTAACTATGTGGAAT AAATTTGTGGAGCTTCAGAAGAAAAACCGTGAAATGAAGACCCAAGCatatcaggaaaataaaagccGAAAAAGAAAGCGCCACAGGAAAG aaaaacagaaaaagaacgATGAAGTAACTAAGAG tcaACAGTTGGCAaatgaagagaaatggaaagaactTACACAATACTTTGGAATCAATGATAGATTTGAATCACCTGTGGATAGCAAGGCTCCACAAAAG tctGGCCTTGAACTTAGCATAGAGAAGTCTGTGGCTGAAGGTGACATTGATAAGGCTGAGGAGCTGAGTGATAGATTAGCCATCCGTGAG CTTGGTGTGAAAATTGCCAAAGCTGCCGCTTGCCGCAACTTTGTAAAAGCCAAGCAAGAAGCAGAGGCTGCCCAAGAAGCtcgaaagaaaaaaaagcttgctTGGGG ATTTGAAGCCAAGAAAAGATGGGAAACAAAAAGCAATATGGGATACATGTGA
- the FAM204A gene encoding protein FAM204A isoform X1 yields the protein MWSGLLPPGLNESDVDLSSDDGDESHGSFSKEDAKEDIGRVQLSEFQENGPESNVSSEPIVIPVTDGENESQTCPSGISLTMWNKFVELQKKNREMKTQAYQENKSRKRKRHRKEKQKKNDEVTKSSQQLANEEKWKELTQYFGINDRFESPVDSKAPQKSGLELSIEKSVAEGDIDKAEELSDRLAIRELGVKIAKAAACRNFVKAKQEAEAAQEARKKKKLAWGFEAKKRWETKSNMGYM from the exons ATGTGGAGTGGACTGTTACCTCCGGGACTGAATGAAAGTGATGTTGACTTAAGTTCTGATGATGGAGATGAATCGCATGGTTCCTTTTCAAAGGAAGATGCAAAAGAAGATATTGGAAGGGTTCAGCTTTCTGAATTCCAAGAGAATGGACCTGAAAGTAATGTCAGCAGTGAACCCATTGTGATACCAGTGACAGATGGAGAAAACGAATCTCAAACGTGCCCTTCTGGGATTTCTTTAACTATGTGGAAT AAATTTGTGGAGCTTCAGAAGAAAAACCGTGAAATGAAGACCCAAGCatatcaggaaaataaaagccGAAAAAGAAAGCGCCACAGGAAAG aaaaacagaaaaagaacgATGAAGTAACTAAGAG tagtcaACAGTTGGCAaatgaagagaaatggaaagaactTACACAATACTTTGGAATCAATGATAGATTTGAATCACCTGTGGATAGCAAGGCTCCACAAAAG tctGGCCTTGAACTTAGCATAGAGAAGTCTGTGGCTGAAGGTGACATTGATAAGGCTGAGGAGCTGAGTGATAGATTAGCCATCCGTGAG CTTGGTGTGAAAATTGCCAAAGCTGCCGCTTGCCGCAACTTTGTAAAAGCCAAGCAAGAAGCAGAGGCTGCCCAAGAAGCtcgaaagaaaaaaaagcttgctTGGGG ATTTGAAGCCAAGAAAAGATGGGAAACAAAAAGCAATATGGGATACATGTGA